In Paenibacillus stellifer, the DNA window CAATCTTTCTTTCCCGTGAGCCAGCAACAGGTATTCCTCCTGCCGCAGGCTCAGCCGAAGCTGGCTTCGGCTTGGCCGCCCCCCCTAAGGCAGGCTCATTCTTGGGAGGCGGGGCCAACCTGCCGCCACCCGGCGGTGCAGGCCTCGCCTTGGACGCATCCGGTCTCAGCGGTTTGACCGTCCGGCTAGCTGGCGCAGGATTATCCGGTTTGGAAGGCCCGGACTTCGCTCCCGGGGCCGGATTTTCTAACTTCGTATCTTTGTCTTTGCGGACGCTTCCGGCGTACGGGCCAGTCGCTTCCTTCGGAATCGTTGACGACAGATTCCCTCGTTTCTCAATCGGTTTATCTGCCGGCGATATCGGTGCTGCGGGTGATGTCAACGTCGCCGCCACAGGCGCTTCGGGAGTAAGAAGCGCCGATGCGGACCGCGCCTCTCTTCTCTCACGCGCCATCATAGCCTCGTTCATCTGCTCTCTCAGAGCATCCCCGACACTGTTAATATCGTTGGAGTTGGAAATGGAAGGCTTGCGGATAAAGTCAAAGGCTCCGCTCTCCAGAGCCATGATCGTCTCCTTCATCCCTTCCTCGTTAATGCCGGACAACATAATTACCGGCAGAGGATAATGCATCATGATCAGCCCAAGAGCTTCGAGGCCGTTCATTTCCGGCATCTCAACATCCATCGTAACGAGATCCGGCTTTAGTTCCTTCACTTTCTCCACAGCTTCCCGGCCGTTAACGGCGGTCGCGGCAACCTGAAACATATTGTCTTGCTCGATTAAATCGGAAATGATCTTGCGCATAAATGCCGAATCATCTACAACCAATACTCGATATGGCTTCATATCATTTCCACCTTTGTCTTAAAGTCGGAACATGTCGTCTATTTTCGGCGAAGCCACCTGCTGATAAATCCTTTAATTCCCTCCGTAGAGGAACTTGCGTAAGACCTGTCTGAAGATAAATATTTCATCGCAAGCCTGTGAACATCCTTGGATGCGGCGCTTTGCGGATATGCCATTGAAAAAGGAACCTGTTTCTTCACCGCTTGCACAACATGGACATCGCTGCTAATATAACCCAGATAATTGATGTCCATCTGCAAAAAACGCTTAGCTGCCATTCGGATCTTGTCGCTTGTCGCATTCGCTTCCCGGATATCGGATGCTTGATTCACAATCAGCCTGAACTCCACCTGCGGATGGCTATTATGAACCACTTTCATCAGCGCATAAGCGTCAGTGATCGCTGTCGGTTCCGGCGTCGTTACGACGAAGCATTCGTCGGCGGATACGATGAACTTCATCGTCTCCTTGGACAATCCGGCACCTGTGTCAAACAGGATATAATCCATCTCATCCGCAATATCGGATATCTGTGAAGAGAAATAGTCCAGGTCACGATCTGAAAGGGAGAACAATTCCTCCATCCCCGAACCGCCGGCTATAAACGGAAGGTGATCCGGACCAAGCTGAATTATTTCTTCAATAGGAGCTTCTCGGCCTAAAAGGTGATACAGATTATATTTGGGCGACACACCCATCAGCACGTCCAGATTGGCCATGCCGATATCGGCATCGAACAGCAGCACTTTTTTGCCAAGACTCTTGAGTGTTAGTGCAAAATTTAAGGTGAAATTCGATTTGCCGACACCTCCCTTACCGCTGCAAACGGTAATAATGCGGGCCGAATCCGTCTTCCCCTCGCTAAGCTTACGATTCTGTCCGGCAGCAAGCTCTCTCAGCGACTGGGCCTGATCCATTACGCATCACCCGTACCAAGCAGCAGATTACACAGAATCGCGCTGTTAGGCATCAATAAATCATCCGGAACGGTCTGGCCATTCGTCATATATGCCAATGAGAGCGGATAATCATAAAGAAGATTAAACATCGGGCCAAAGGTTCCGGTTTCATCAATCTTGGTCAAGATCACTTTATCAAGCCGGTACTTGCTGAAATGTTCTGTAATCAACTTCATATCCTTGCTCTTTGAAGTAAGACTTAGCACGAGATAGGTTTCACTCTTAAGCGTTGGAGCAAGCAGGCTCTGCAGCTCTGCTACCAGCATTTCGTTCCGGAAGTTACGCCCGGCTGTATCCATCAGAATCAGATCGCAGCTCTCAAGCCTGGACATCGCCCGCTGCAAATCACCGGGAGATTGGACAACTTCAAGCGGCACGTTCAGTATGGATGCATAAGTGCGAAGCTGCTCAACGGCCGAGATCCGGTACGTATCGGAAGTGATCATCCCGACCTTTCGTCCATGACGGAACATCTGATCCGCCGCCAGCTTGGCTAAGGTTGTCGTCTTCCCAACCCCTGTAGGCCCTGCAACATATAGCAGTCTCGTATCAGGAGCGATGCCGCTGCCAATTC includes these proteins:
- the cheB gene encoding protein-glutamate methylesterase/protein-glutamine glutaminase, which gives rise to MKPYRVLVVDDSAFMRKIISDLIEQDNMFQVAATAVNGREAVEKVKELKPDLVTMDVEMPEMNGLEALGLIMMHYPLPVIMLSGINEEGMKETIMALESGAFDFIRKPSISNSNDINSVGDALREQMNEAMMARERREARSASALLTPEAPVAATLTSPAAPISPADKPIEKRGNLSSTIPKEATGPYAGSVRKDKDTKLENPAPGAKSGPSKPDNPAPASRTVKPLRPDASKARPAPPGGGRLAPPPKNEPALGGAAKPKPASAEPAAGGIPVAGSRERKIGGRELSKLVAVGCSTGGPRALKAFLEKIPADFPAPILIVQHMPPNFTKSLAQRLNTFSPLDVMEAEQGMVLRKGAAYIAPGGFHMKVAESTGGQLSINLTKEEARNGHRPSVDTLFESLLSLTSLERHAVIMTGMGSDGARMMKSLYDSGVTSTFAESEETCVVYGMPRSAVELKCVSYILPLQDIAPKLVQVVK
- a CDS encoding MinD/ParA family protein yields the protein MDQAQSLRELAAGQNRKLSEGKTDSARIITVCSGKGGVGKSNFTLNFALTLKSLGKKVLLFDADIGMANLDVLMGVSPKYNLYHLLGREAPIEEIIQLGPDHLPFIAGGSGMEELFSLSDRDLDYFSSQISDIADEMDYILFDTGAGLSKETMKFIVSADECFVVTTPEPTAITDAYALMKVVHNSHPQVEFRLIVNQASDIREANATSDKIRMAAKRFLQMDINYLGYISSDVHVVQAVKKQVPFSMAYPQSAASKDVHRLAMKYLSSDRSYASSSTEGIKGFISRWLRRK